One Cytophagia bacterium CHB2 DNA segment encodes these proteins:
- a CDS encoding MFS transporter — protein MPSAPQYADKDFKRLKWRTLLLLSLAVLLAKGVWFSASAVVPALTSAWGLNDSGRAWLTMSVQIGFVAGAFSSALLNLADRISSRQLFTVSALFAAISTLLIPLFVDHLNEALVLRFFTGFFLAGVYPVGMKIMATWTKEDRGLGIGLLVGALTVGTAAPHLLSAFGGVRDWKPVLYSASLLAMLGAFIAFWFIEEGPYRAKTPPFNWKFVGEVARTKEVALANLGYLGHMWELYAMWAWTPIFLLASFKIAGLAPQWASLAAFAVIGAGGLGSLVAGKLADKWGRTTLTISSLVISGACAILVGFLFGGNPIALVALCLVWGFAVVADSAQFSACITELSHPDYIGTALTLQTSLGFLLTLLTIRLIPALESWVGWNYAFMFLAFGPALGIAAMLALRRSPAAQRIAGGRG, from the coding sequence ATGCCATCTGCTCCGCAGTATGCTGACAAAGATTTCAAACGACTGAAATGGCGCACGCTGCTGTTGCTGTCACTTGCCGTGTTGCTGGCAAAAGGCGTTTGGTTCTCGGCCTCTGCCGTGGTTCCCGCGCTCACCTCGGCTTGGGGTTTGAATGATTCCGGGCGCGCCTGGCTCACCATGTCGGTGCAAATCGGTTTTGTCGCCGGCGCTTTCAGTTCGGCGTTGCTCAATCTCGCTGATCGCATTTCTTCCAGACAGTTGTTCACCGTCTCGGCCTTGTTCGCCGCGATTTCAACGCTGTTGATTCCGCTGTTTGTCGATCATTTGAATGAGGCGTTGGTGTTGCGATTTTTTACTGGATTTTTTCTGGCGGGCGTCTATCCCGTCGGCATGAAGATCATGGCGACCTGGACGAAAGAAGATCGCGGCCTGGGAATCGGTTTGCTGGTGGGCGCGTTGACGGTGGGCACGGCAGCCCCACATTTGCTCAGCGCTTTCGGCGGTGTGCGCGATTGGAAACCCGTACTCTATAGCGCGAGTCTTTTGGCGATGCTCGGTGCATTCATTGCTTTTTGGTTTATCGAAGAAGGCCCGTATCGCGCCAAAACTCCGCCATTCAATTGGAAATTTGTGGGTGAAGTTGCGCGCACCAAAGAAGTCGCGCTTGCCAATCTGGGTTATCTCGGCCATATGTGGGAACTGTATGCCATGTGGGCGTGGACGCCCATTTTTCTTCTGGCAAGTTTCAAAATCGCCGGGCTAGCGCCGCAATGGGCAAGCCTTGCGGCTTTTGCGGTGATCGGCGCAGGAGGCCTCGGGAGTTTGGTTGCAGGTAAATTGGCGGACAAATGGGGACGCACAACGTTGACGATCAGCTCGCTCGTCATCAGCGGTGCATGCGCAATTTTAGTGGGATTTTTATTCGGGGGCAACCCCATTGCACTGGTCGCGCTCTGTTTGGTTTGGGGCTTCGCCGTCGTGGCCGATTCCGCGCAATTCTCGGCTTGCATTACCGAATTATCGCATCCCGATTACATTGGAACGGCATTGACATTGCAAACCAGCCTGGGCTTTCTCCTGACGTTGTTGACCATTCGCTTGATCCCCGCGCTGGAAAGCTGGGTGGGCTGGAATTATGCGTTTATGTTTCTCGCGTTCGGTCCGGCGCTGGGCATTGCCGCAATGTTGGCGCTGCGGCGCTCGCCAGCAGCCCAACGCATTGCCGGCGGCAGGGGTTAA
- a CDS encoding DUF423 domain-containing protein, which yields MNMAKLWLIIAGLSGFLCVALGAFGAHALKATLGAYGKDIYEKAVHYQMFHTVALLLVGVLQNQSPHLVLQPAALGFLCGIILFSGSLYVLAVTGVTWLGAVTPLGGLSFLFGWLWLAYACMKLRA from the coding sequence ATGAACATGGCTAAACTTTGGTTGATCATAGCCGGCCTCTCCGGCTTTTTGTGCGTCGCGCTGGGCGCATTCGGTGCGCATGCGCTCAAGGCCACGTTGGGCGCCTACGGCAAAGACATCTATGAAAAAGCGGTGCATTATCAAATGTTTCACACCGTGGCCTTGCTGCTGGTCGGCGTGCTGCAAAATCAATCTCCCCATCTGGTGTTGCAACCTGCGGCGTTGGGTTTTTTGTGCGGCATTATTTTATTTTCCGGCAGCTTGTATGTGCTGGCGGTAACGGGAGTGACGTGGCTGGGCGCGGTTACGCCCCTCGGCGGTTTGTCATTTCTTTTCGGCTGGCTGTGGCTCGCTTATGCGTGCATGAAACTCCGAGCTTGA
- a CDS encoding rhomboid family intramembrane serine protease translates to MIPIKDDNPRTAFPLVNTILIVVNVVVFIHQFLLPVEAGQAFINQYGAIPQKIMHGEDASGLFTSMFLHGNLMHIIGNMLYLFIFGDNIENLLGSIRYLIFYMLSGVGAAFSHILIDPGSTIPMVGASGAISGILGAYAVTYPRARVLVAFPIIFYITTFRVPAFLVLGQWFVLQLFGGVSTVGADEGGGVAWFAHIGGFVIGIILLKFFKPKRRDANFEVFYQ, encoded by the coding sequence ATGATTCCCATAAAAGATGATAACCCTCGCACGGCCTTCCCTCTCGTCAACACTATCTTGATTGTTGTGAATGTCGTGGTTTTTATTCACCAGTTTTTGCTGCCAGTGGAAGCCGGCCAGGCATTTATCAATCAATATGGCGCCATTCCGCAAAAGATCATGCACGGTGAAGATGCCAGCGGCTTGTTTACCTCGATGTTTCTCCACGGCAACCTTATGCACATCATCGGCAACATGCTTTACTTGTTTATTTTTGGAGATAACATTGAGAACTTGCTCGGTTCCATCCGCTATTTGATTTTTTATATGCTGAGCGGGGTGGGCGCGGCATTTTCGCACATCCTGATCGACCCCGGCTCGACGATTCCGATGGTTGGCGCGAGCGGCGCGATCTCCGGCATCTTGGGCGCCTATGCCGTAACCTATCCGCGCGCGCGTGTGCTGGTCGCCTTTCCGATTATTTTTTATATCACCACATTTCGCGTTCCGGCTTTTCTGGTGTTGGGCCAATGGTTTGTGCTGCAATTATTTGGCGGCGTCTCGACCGTCGGCGCTGACGAAGGCGGCGGCGTTGCCTGGTTTGCACACATCGGCGGTTTTGTGATTGGCATTATTCTGTTGAAATTTTTCAAGCCCAAACGGCGCGACGCCAATTTTGAAGTGTTTTATCAGTAG
- a CDS encoding 4Fe-4S dicluster domain-containing protein, giving the protein MAFQLWEKALLAVLIVSSLALFVRDFYRKIEQIRAGKSDRVRTDRVGARLWRTFKEVFFHTKVIGARPITGVLHLAVFLGFVIFGLETIDHFLKGFDLPFLKIIFGERLPLFKSALAIIAWAVIFGILGLAFRRFVLVKISPDPKSWTSGLVALFIVILMVTYLNGHQAEPAFPKANWWAHALVILVFPHLIIRSKHMHLILSPVDIFFRTPRLGDYLPLNLDMDQLAEAEEVKLGLESLADVPWKMRMDFLTCVECKRCTEQCPAWNSGQELNPRGFILAGRNALALAADSPVIGNIISEVELGQCTSCGACENICPVGIEHLQVLLGAKRAQALSIGKGMVATEFLEKVEQYGNPFAARKEARAKLLAELDIPLYEKNKTEYLLWLGCVWSYNADARSSLEAMIKILKQARINFGVLQEEACSGHHSRRQGEEMQFQTLANENISALTENTVTKMISPCPHCLHTFRREYPTLKREFSVEAIHHSEFITDLLASGKLQLQVANGKPLTYHDPCYLGRYEKVYAAPREVIAQAGYKVTELARHGERSFCCGGGNAGFAREQKVAKRVDQTRKEEIAASGAKILVTACPECKMMLNAAVEETKDLAELVAENMRVTV; this is encoded by the coding sequence ATGGCATTTCAACTTTGGGAAAAAGCGCTGTTGGCAGTTTTGATTGTGTCTTCACTAGCGCTTTTTGTAAGAGATTTTTATCGCAAGATTGAGCAGATTCGCGCCGGCAAAAGCGATCGGGTGCGCACCGATCGCGTGGGCGCGCGGTTATGGCGCACCTTCAAAGAAGTTTTTTTTCACACAAAAGTCATCGGCGCGCGCCCGATCACCGGCGTGCTGCACTTGGCGGTGTTTCTGGGTTTTGTTATTTTCGGCCTGGAAACGATCGATCACTTTCTGAAAGGTTTTGATCTACCCTTCCTGAAAATCATCTTCGGCGAACGACTTCCTCTGTTCAAATCTGCGCTTGCCATTATTGCCTGGGCTGTAATATTCGGGATTCTAGGGTTGGCATTCCGGCGATTTGTATTGGTGAAAATTTCACCGGACCCCAAATCGTGGACTTCCGGCCTGGTGGCGCTTTTCATTGTGATCTTGATGGTAACTTATCTCAACGGCCATCAAGCCGAGCCGGCGTTCCCGAAAGCGAATTGGTGGGCGCATGCGCTGGTGATTCTCGTATTCCCGCATCTCATCATTCGCTCGAAGCACATGCACCTCATCCTGTCGCCGGTGGATATTTTTTTCCGCACACCGCGACTCGGCGATTATTTGCCGCTCAATCTTGATATGGATCAGCTTGCAGAAGCGGAGGAGGTGAAGCTCGGCCTGGAAAGCCTTGCCGACGTGCCGTGGAAAATGCGCATGGATTTTCTGACCTGCGTCGAGTGCAAGCGTTGCACGGAACAATGCCCGGCATGGAACAGCGGGCAGGAGTTGAATCCGCGCGGCTTCATTCTGGCCGGTCGCAACGCGCTAGCGTTGGCAGCAGATTCTCCGGTCATCGGCAACATTATTTCTGAGGTCGAGCTGGGCCAATGCACGAGCTGCGGCGCGTGCGAAAATATTTGTCCGGTAGGCATCGAGCATCTGCAAGTGCTGCTGGGCGCCAAGCGCGCACAAGCGTTGTCGATCGGTAAAGGCATGGTGGCCACGGAATTTCTCGAGAAAGTCGAGCAGTACGGCAATCCCTTCGCTGCGCGCAAAGAGGCGCGCGCCAAGCTGCTGGCCGAGCTTGACATTCCCCTCTATGAAAAAAACAAAACTGAATATTTGCTCTGGCTCGGCTGTGTATGGTCTTACAACGCAGACGCGCGCAGCAGTTTGGAAGCGATGATTAAGATTTTGAAGCAAGCGCGCATCAATTTCGGTGTGTTGCAAGAAGAGGCGTGCAGCGGCCATCATTCGCGCCGGCAGGGCGAGGAAATGCAATTTCAAACGCTGGCGAATGAAAACATTTCAGCGTTGACCGAAAACACCGTGACGAAGATGATTTCACCCTGCCCGCATTGCTTGCACACGTTTCGCCGGGAGTATCCTACGCTGAAGCGCGAGTTTTCCGTGGAGGCGATTCATCATTCCGAGTTTATCACGGATTTGCTGGCGAGCGGCAAGCTGCAACTGCAAGTGGCCAACGGCAAGCCGTTGACGTATCACGATCCCTGCTATCTCGGGCGTTATGAAAAAGTTTATGCCGCGCCGCGCGAGGTGATTGCGCAAGCCGGATACAAAGTTACTGAATTAGCGCGCCACGGCGAGCGCTCGTTTTGTTGCGGCGGCGGCAATGCCGGTTTTGCGCGCGAGCAAAAAGTCGCCAAGCGCGTCGATCAAACCCGCAAGGAAGAAATCGCTGCCTCAGGCGCGAAGATTCTCGTCACCGCTTGCCCGGAATGCAAAATGATGCTCAACGCGGCGGTGGAAGAGACGAAGGATTTGGCGGAATTGGTAGCGGAGAATATGCGGGTGACTGTTTGA
- a CDS encoding DNA mismatch repair protein MutS, with protein sequence MNESEPIDMPIDGVLDLHTFHPRDLKTLVPDYLAACRDQGILHVRIIHGKGIGALRETVHAILKKLPEVISFQLADESGGGWGATVVYLKTKDEGE encoded by the coding sequence ATGAACGAATCAGAACCGATCGACATGCCGATTGATGGCGTGCTCGATTTGCACACGTTTCATCCGCGCGATCTCAAAACTCTCGTGCCCGACTATCTCGCGGCCTGCCGCGACCAGGGCATCTTGCACGTGCGCATCATTCACGGCAAGGGCATTGGCGCGTTGCGCGAAACGGTACATGCAATTTTGAAAAAACTTCCGGAAGTTATCTCATTTCAACTGGCAGATGAAAGCGGCGGGGGCTGGGGCGCAACGGTGGTTTATTTGAAAACAAAAGACGAAGGTGAATAA